A window of Eubacteriaceae bacterium ES3 contains these coding sequences:
- a CDS encoding APC family permease, translated as MKKKTRVSLIGAIGIGIGGMVGGGIFAVLGLSISLSKGGAPLSFAIAGFIAFLTAYSYGKLSLEYPSSGGTVKFINKGFGNGIFSGGINNLLWISYIIMLSLYASAFGTYASTLFSVSGSSAIDYHIYATMIIVIATAINYYSVKVVSEIETFAVGIKMIILLIFVGAGFYGLTSSNYLSQLSVQNWPNLWNLSIGGMVIFVAYEGFELIANVSPEIQNPNKNIMRAYLISTIAVILLYVLIAVITVGGLAFSDITNAQDYVLAEAAKPVFGNIGFTVIAVAALISTFSAINATVYGGSRVNYEEAKDDEMPREFTKMFWNEPIGLFITSILTLILVNLLDLSSISTSGSAGFLLIFMFVNLVVFRKHKELKANPFISALATFLCGSAFLGLLYQQWASNKSGVIFAIGMILLSFLIEFLYKFWEKQKT; from the coding sequence TTGAAGAAAAAAACTAGAGTTTCACTTATTGGAGCAATTGGCATTGGTATCGGTGGTATGGTTGGAGGAGGAATCTTTGCTGTTTTAGGCCTATCAATCTCATTATCAAAAGGCGGTGCCCCTTTATCCTTTGCTATAGCCGGTTTTATAGCATTTTTAACTGCTTACAGCTACGGTAAACTATCTCTGGAGTATCCCAGTAGTGGCGGTACCGTCAAATTTATTAATAAGGGGTTTGGTAACGGAATCTTTAGCGGAGGGATCAATAACCTACTTTGGATCAGTTATATCATTATGCTGTCTTTATATGCCAGCGCATTTGGAACCTATGCCTCAACCCTTTTTTCTGTAAGTGGAAGTTCCGCTATTGATTATCATATATATGCTACGATGATCATCGTTATTGCCACAGCCATTAACTACTACAGTGTAAAGGTCGTCAGTGAAATTGAGACTTTTGCAGTAGGCATAAAAATGATTATTTTACTGATTTTTGTTGGCGCCGGATTCTATGGACTGACATCATCAAATTATCTTTCTCAACTGTCTGTTCAAAACTGGCCCAATCTATGGAATTTAAGTATCGGTGGAATGGTAATATTTGTTGCTTATGAAGGTTTTGAACTGATCGCCAATGTTTCTCCAGAGATTCAAAATCCAAATAAAAATATTATGCGCGCCTACCTGATTTCAACCATAGCGGTTATTCTGTTATATGTTCTAATTGCGGTCATAACTGTTGGCGGATTGGCATTTTCAGATATTACAAACGCTCAGGACTATGTTCTGGCTGAAGCTGCCAAACCAGTATTTGGAAACATCGGCTTTACGGTTATTGCAGTTGCCGCTTTAATCTCAACTTTTTCAGCAATAAACGCCACTGTTTACGGTGGCTCCAGAGTGAATTATGAAGAAGCAAAGGATGATGAAATGCCAAGAGAATTCACTAAAATGTTCTGGAATGAGCCAATTGGCCTATTTATCACTTCTATTCTGACATTGATACTCGTAAACCTTTTGGATCTGTCAAGTATTTCCACCTCAGGAAGCGCCGGTTTTCTGCTAATCTTTATGTTTGTTAATCTTGTCGTCTTTCGCAAACACAAGGAATTAAAAGCGAACCCATTTATTTCTGCTTTGGCAACTTTTTTATGCGGAAGTGCTTTCCTGGGACTTTTATACCAACAATGGGCTTCTAATAAAAGCGGTGTTATTTTTGCTATAGGTATGATACTACTAAGTTTTTTAATCGAATTTTTATATAAATTTTGGGAAAAGCAAAAGACTTAA
- a CDS encoding helix-turn-helix domain-containing protein: MGQYMQMCEEECKIEDSLKPDICTVCITQRLMNGKWKWLIIYLLKDKRMRFSEIKRAIPKVTQAYLSSQLKELVEDSILERYSYNVVPPKVEYYLSEEGKQFVDVIEGMGIWGAGYLDKHLIMNKED, encoded by the coding sequence TTGGGACAATATATGCAAATGTGTGAAGAGGAGTGTAAAATAGAGGATAGTTTAAAACCGGATATTTGCACGGTCTGTATTACACAAAGATTAATGAATGGAAAATGGAAATGGTTAATCATTTATTTATTAAAAGATAAGAGGATGAGATTTTCTGAAATTAAAAGAGCTATTCCCAAAGTGACGCAAGCCTATTTAAGTAGTCAGTTAAAAGAGCTTGTTGAGGATAGCATACTGGAGCGATATTCATATAATGTTGTACCGCCAAAAGTAGAATATTATCTTTCAGAAGAAGGAAAACAATTCGTTGATGTTATTGAGGGGATGGGAATCTGGGGTGCTGGCTATTTGGATAAACATCTTATAATGAACAAAGAAGATTAA
- a CDS encoding cation transporter, translating to MFRTEFHIKEMDCQAEEQLIRMKLADFSSIKKLLFEIENRKLIVVHTTDIEEINEAINSLDLGSSLVETIEISDGELYEDNDSIDAKLLWLVLGINFSFFVVEILFGLLSNSMGLVADSLDMLADAFVYGLSLYAISGTLIVKKRIAGISGIFQMILAFLGFVEVVRRFIGMETVPDPLIMIVVSVFALIANSISLVILNRSKSKEVHIKSSQIFTSNDVIVNIGVIIAGILVFVFKSGIPDLIVGIIVFSLVLRGAIRIITLAKA from the coding sequence ATGTTTAGAACAGAATTTCATATCAAAGAGATGGATTGTCAAGCTGAAGAGCAGTTGATTAGAATGAAGCTTGCGGATTTTTCATCGATAAAAAAGTTGTTATTTGAGATTGAAAATCGCAAGTTGATAGTTGTTCATACAACAGATATTGAGGAAATAAATGAGGCCATCAATTCTCTTGATTTGGGCTCAAGTCTGGTTGAAACGATTGAGATTTCTGATGGGGAACTTTATGAGGATAATGATTCAATCGACGCAAAACTGCTTTGGCTTGTCCTGGGAATTAACTTCAGTTTTTTTGTCGTTGAAATACTGTTTGGTTTATTATCGAATTCGATGGGCCTGGTAGCTGATTCACTGGATATGCTGGCCGATGCTTTTGTTTATGGCTTAAGTTTATATGCGATTTCTGGGACTTTGATTGTTAAAAAGAGAATTGCTGGAATCAGTGGTATTTTTCAAATGATCTTAGCCTTTTTAGGATTTGTAGAGGTTGTTCGACGATTTATCGGTATGGAAACGGTACCTGACCCACTGATCATGATCGTGGTATCTGTTTTTGCCCTGATTGCTAATTCTATTTCATTAGTGATTTTAAATCGTTCCAAAAGTAAAGAGGTTCATATTAAATCCAGTCAGATTTTCACTTCAAATGATGTTATTGTAAATATTGGTGTAATTATTGCGGGTATCCTTGTTTTTGTATTTAAATCAGGAATCCCTGATTTAATAGTGGGGATTATTGTTTTTTCTCTAGTTTTAAGAGGTGCAATCAGAATTATAACATTAGCAAAAGCATAA
- a CDS encoding DUF3795 domain-containing protein has protein sequence MDENLIAPCGMNCALCIAYQFGQNDFNKRGFHKKYCPGCIPRGENCRHMADACQLLAQGSVRFCFECDRFPCKRLKALDKRYRTKYHMSMIENLNFIKEFGIEEFLKQEQVKWACKDCGMTICCHNGLCLNCNIDKLIMNKKYHWEDENDC, from the coding sequence ATGGATGAAAATTTGATCGCCCCTTGCGGGATGAACTGTGCTTTATGTATCGCTTATCAATTTGGCCAAAATGATTTTAATAAACGGGGATTTCATAAAAAATATTGCCCTGGTTGTATTCCCCGTGGAGAAAATTGCAGGCACATGGCAGATGCATGCCAATTGCTGGCACAAGGAAGCGTTAGGTTTTGCTTTGAATGTGACAGATTTCCATGTAAGAGGTTGAAAGCTTTAGATAAGCGCTATCGCACAAAATATCATATGAGTATGATAGAGAATCTCAATTTCATTAAAGAATTTGGAATAGAGGAATTTTTAAAGCAGGAACAAGTCAAATGGGCGTGTAAAGATTGTGGAATGACTATTTGCTGTCATAACGGATTATGTTTGAATTGTAATATTGATAAGCTGATCATGAATAAGAAATACCACTGGGAAGATGAAAATGATTGTTAG
- a CDS encoding IS256 family transposase — translation MTQMAKKKDPTPGEAIAKSIMDTYDPKTTDDIQDALKSIFGPIFESMLDGEMEHHLGYASNDRSKKDSSNRRNGHGKKTLKTSMGDINIKTPRDRDASFEPEAIPKRTTDVSDIESKVLSMYAKGLSQRDIADIIEDIYGFRISHQKISVITDSVLDELATWQSRSLKKFYPFLFVDCLYVNIRTEYETKNHAIYTILAYDLSGKKDILGLWIAESENKSQWMQIFDELKVRGVEDIGFISMDGLPGLEDGASTIFPKAVIQRCIVHMIRNSIKYIPQKKYKAFTTHLKLIYKAPNKKVALLEFEKFKEQWADYPGAIRVWDMNWKHVEQLYNYTAAIRKVMYTTNAIESVNSSFRKVTHKGTFPNENAVLKVLYLRILELYEKWSRRSVSHWADILNQMILIEDLSDRVLYYQQFE, via the coding sequence ATTACACAAATGGCTAAAAAGAAAGACCCAACTCCTGGCGAGGCAATCGCCAAATCAATCATGGATACTTATGACCCTAAAACAACTGACGATATTCAGGATGCTTTAAAATCTATCTTTGGTCCAATCTTTGAAAGCATGCTTGATGGTGAAATGGAACATCATTTAGGTTATGCTTCTAATGATCGTTCCAAGAAAGATTCATCTAATCGCCGTAACGGTCACGGCAAGAAAACACTCAAAACATCTATGGGTGATATCAACATAAAGACCCCCAGAGACCGTGATGCTTCCTTTGAACCAGAAGCAATCCCCAAGCGAACCACCGATGTCAGCGACATCGAAAGCAAGGTTCTTTCTATGTATGCTAAAGGTTTAAGTCAACGTGATATCGCTGATATCATTGAAGATATCTATGGATTTCGTATCTCTCATCAAAAGATCTCCGTCATTACTGACAGTGTCCTGGATGAACTTGCAACATGGCAATCTCGATCCTTGAAAAAGTTCTATCCCTTTCTTTTCGTAGATTGTCTTTATGTAAATATCCGCACTGAATATGAAACAAAAAATCATGCAATCTATACTATTCTGGCCTACGATCTGAGTGGTAAAAAGGATATCCTCGGTTTATGGATCGCTGAATCAGAAAACAAGTCACAATGGATGCAAATCTTCGATGAATTAAAAGTCCGTGGTGTAGAAGACATTGGCTTTATCTCGATGGATGGCCTTCCTGGCCTTGAAGATGGTGCATCAACCATCTTCCCTAAAGCGGTTATTCAACGCTGCATCGTTCATATGATCCGTAACTCGATAAAGTATATCCCGCAAAAGAAATACAAGGCTTTTACAACGCATTTGAAGCTGATTTATAAAGCTCCTAATAAAAAGGTGGCTCTTCTTGAATTCGAAAAATTCAAAGAACAATGGGCCGATTACCCGGGTGCTATCAGAGTATGGGATATGAATTGGAAGCATGTCGAACAGCTTTATAACTACACCGCAGCCATTCGTAAAGTCATGTATACCACCAACGCCATTGAAAGCGTCAACTCAAGCTTTAGAAAAGTAACACACAAAGGCACTTTCCCAAATGAGAATGCAGTCCTCAAAGTCTTATATTTACGAATTCTTGAGCTTTATGAAAAGTGGTCCAGACGATCCGTATCCCACTGGGCAGATATCTTGAACCAAATGATTCTGATCGAGGATCTATCGGATCGAGTTCTCTACTACCAGCAATTCGAGTAG
- a CDS encoding recombinase family protein encodes MVCGYARVSTKIQEKNGNSLDSQEELLRDSGSRIVYKESCSGATLDRPKLNELVHALEPGDTLMVTKLDRLARSAHQGILFIDQLLGHGIKVHVLNMGLMDNTPTGKLIRTILFAFAEFERDMIVERTQEGRKLSGNYGGRPLKYGREQLEHALHLLATNSYSQVSKMTGISVSTIYRAKQKLG; translated from the coding sequence ATGGTATGTGGATACGCTCGTGTAAGCACAAAAATCCAGGAGAAAAATGGCAACAGTTTGGACTCACAAGAAGAACTGCTAAGGGATTCCGGTTCAAGAATCGTCTATAAAGAATCATGCTCCGGAGCCACGCTGGACAGGCCAAAACTCAACGAACTTGTACATGCTTTGGAACCTGGCGATACACTTATGGTCACTAAATTGGACCGTTTGGCCCGGTCTGCTCATCAGGGTATACTGTTCATCGATCAGCTGCTTGGTCACGGAATCAAGGTCCATGTTCTAAACATGGGACTTATGGATAACACTCCCACCGGCAAGCTGATTCGGACAATTCTCTTTGCCTTTGCAGAGTTCGAACGTGATATGATCGTTGAACGTACGCAAGAAGGACGAAAACTGTCAGGCAACTATGGCGGTAGACCCTTGAAATATGGGCGTGAACAGCTGGAACATGCTTTACATTTACTTGCAACCAACTCCTACTCCCAGGTATCAAAAATGACTGGAATATCGGTCAGTACTATCTATCGAGCTAAGCAAAAACTGGGGTAG
- a CDS encoding GTPase domain-containing protein, whose product MEQSYFEGLKMDEHKVIAFLNKQKSAATITLMGPTSSAKSTLITELLEALSNKLLGYNVGDTAQTTLLRTCLMLNSRFNKHEVIIQCIPHENDETILLNFISTLKKILAGAFYEQRDELDVFDVDESVVRNILNPIDRSYHAFEFVKEQGLLENLREMLNKISKELVDNPIPFDEEANRAFKERRKEHNGIKKSDIYEELFDRRFNEISSHREILKEWFIGLQEKIYVDLQGLWSISSEGNFILCDSILERGNVHELMAKLYSKSSACSLIFEEICYATSPSEKFVEAFVNRGLNVSGRKLKLNILDTVGLTQSSQEKDDISDAMDKIFQRQTDAILFLCASDEQPLVYETSIMLLDEKKQKFEFKPMVICRTKADIVLRNIMINKWRKDTGVNEISDEDNYAQYLRYAFEMFKEEFLLSNSNHEDKLCKGLPLEFISMAPDYTKDMNKVLNNVLSSAKVFDILLNITNEIDKQYSNDGSRPWLYSDDINSLPLSLTCKAHMLNNTIGVALAAYNIQQRKQYIQYIDSKIKFHWKSVDCFRYKLSYGEGHETRAYVYGSFKLFIKNMVAKWLRALVPMEDMINDFDISYVHLQGDSEIIETVKNTFPMQFDQLIRTRWGSIIDSVAKKLTYDCLQPDLNQIFYNYSWDSAFRIGLTYIDKQFSSDNYWQVNLLPLIEKEFDELLQKMYVYDEV is encoded by the coding sequence ATGGAACAAAGCTATTTTGAAGGATTAAAAATGGATGAACATAAGGTAATTGCATTTTTGAACAAGCAAAAAAGTGCAGCAACGATTACCTTGATGGGGCCAACAAGTAGTGCAAAATCAACTCTCATTACAGAACTGTTGGAAGCATTAAGTAATAAGTTATTGGGATATAATGTGGGGGATACCGCACAGACTACGTTACTACGAACTTGTTTAATGCTTAATAGTAGGTTCAACAAGCATGAGGTGATTATTCAATGTATTCCTCACGAGAATGATGAGACTATACTTCTAAACTTCATATCTACATTAAAGAAGATACTAGCTGGGGCATTTTACGAACAGAGAGATGAACTTGATGTTTTTGATGTTGATGAGAGTGTTGTTAGAAATATATTGAATCCTATTGACCGAAGTTATCATGCATTTGAGTTTGTAAAAGAACAAGGACTTCTTGAAAACTTACGAGAAATGCTAAATAAAATTTCCAAAGAACTTGTAGACAACCCAATTCCATTTGATGAAGAAGCGAATAGGGCATTCAAGGAACGAAGAAAAGAACATAATGGCATTAAGAAAAGTGATATTTATGAAGAACTGTTCGATAGAAGATTTAATGAAATTTCTTCTCATAGAGAAATTTTAAAAGAATGGTTTATAGGATTACAAGAAAAAATATATGTTGATCTACAAGGGTTATGGTCGATTTCTAGTGAGGGTAATTTTATTTTGTGTGATTCGATACTTGAAAGAGGTAATGTTCATGAGTTAATGGCGAAGTTGTATAGCAAGAGTAGCGCATGTTCCTTAATATTTGAGGAAATTTGTTATGCAACAAGTCCTTCTGAAAAATTTGTGGAAGCATTTGTAAATCGCGGGCTTAATGTCTCCGGTCGCAAGTTAAAACTAAATATTCTTGACACGGTAGGACTCACGCAATCATCACAGGAAAAGGATGATATCAGTGACGCAATGGATAAGATATTCCAAAGGCAAACAGACGCAATATTATTTCTATGTGCTTCTGATGAGCAGCCGCTAGTATATGAAACGAGTATAATGTTATTGGACGAAAAGAAGCAAAAGTTTGAGTTTAAACCTATGGTGATTTGTAGAACAAAGGCAGATATAGTATTAAGAAACATTATGATTAATAAATGGAGAAAAGATACCGGTGTGAATGAAATCTCTGATGAAGATAATTATGCTCAATATTTACGTTATGCATTCGAAATGTTTAAAGAGGAGTTTTTATTAAGTAATTCTAATCATGAGGATAAGCTGTGTAAAGGATTGCCATTAGAGTTTATTTCAATGGCGCCAGATTATACTAAGGATATGAATAAAGTTTTAAATAATGTATTGAGCTCTGCAAAGGTGTTTGATATTTTATTAAACATTACAAATGAAATAGATAAACAATATTCAAACGATGGAAGTCGTCCATGGCTTTATAGTGACGATATTAATAGTTTGCCGCTATCATTGACCTGTAAAGCACACATGCTAAATAATACAATTGGCGTAGCTTTGGCGGCATATAACATACAACAAAGAAAGCAGTATATTCAGTATATTGATAGTAAAATTAAGTTTCATTGGAAATCAGTGGATTGTTTTCGATATAAGTTAAGTTATGGAGAAGGACATGAAACAAGAGCATATGTGTATGGAAGCTTTAAGCTGTTTATAAAGAATATGGTGGCGAAATGGCTACGAGCACTTGTTCCTATGGAAGATATGATTAATGATTTTGATATTTCGTACGTGCATTTACAAGGTGACTCAGAAATTATTGAAACGGTTAAGAACACATTTCCTATGCAATTTGATCAACTGATAAGAACCCGATGGGGAAGTATAATTGATAGTGTGGCAAAAAAATTGACATATGATTGTTTGCAGCCGGATTTGAATCAAATATTTTACAATTATTCGTGGGATAGTGCATTCAGAATAGGTTTGACATATATTGATAAGCAATTTAGCTCTGATAATTACTGGCAAGTAAATCTTTTGCCGCTTATAGAAAAGGAATTTGATGAGCTTCTTCAGAAGATGTATGTATATGATGAAGTATAA